The sequence below is a genomic window from Armatimonadota bacterium.
ATCAAAGCTCCCAACCAGCCCGGCTGGACAGTTAAAGGCCGAGATGGCCGCGCTGGGGTCGATCATTCTGCAGCTAGCCGAGGAGAATGCCGTGCCCGGCGGTGAGGCTTTGTGCGTGGATCGCAACGCGTTTGGTCGGGCCGTCACTCAGACTATTAGCGAACATCCATTGATCTCCGTGAGCAGGGAAGAGGTCACGCCTGCGATGGTCGAGGAGTGGCTCGCGCAAGGCGATCAGGTCGTCCTCGCCTCTGGCCCTTTGACTTCGCCTGCTTTGTCCGATTGGCTGGCCAAGAAGACGGGCCGTAGCCATCTATACTTCTACGATGCCGTCTCGCCGACGGTCGAGGCGTCCTCGCTGGATATGAGCGTCGTCTTTGCGGAGAGCCGCTACGGGAAAGGTGAAGGCAACGATTACCTCAACTGCCCTTTCAACAAAGAAAACTATGAGGCGTTTGTCGCGGCGCTGGTGACGGCTGAGCGGGCTCCATTCCATGCCTTCGAAGCCGGCGGCGTGCGGGGGGAGGTGGAAATCGACGAAGACTATAAGCTCCCCGGCGAGCACCAACTGCTCGAACAAATCAAATACTTCGCCGGATGCACTCCGATCGAGGCGATTGCCGAGAAGGGCGCGCGGTCGCTGGCCTTTGGCAACTTTAAGCCGATGGGGCTGACCAATCCTGCTACGGGTCGCAGGCCGTGGGCCGCCCTCCAGCTTCGTCCCGAGAATAAGGAGAAGACGCTTTATTCGCTGGTGGCCTGCCAAACCCGGCTGAAGTTTGGCGAGCAAAAGCGAGTATTCCGTATGGTTCCCGGCCTAGAGAACGCGGAGTTCGTCCGCTATGGAGTTATTCACCGCAATACGTATATCGAAGCTCCTAAGGCCCTTTTGCCGAACCTAGAAATGCGCGACGTTCCGAACCTCTTCATCGCCGGGCAGTTGACCGGCGTCGAAGGATATGTCGAATCGGCGGCTATGGGCATCTTGGCGGGCCTCTGCGCCGTTGCGAAGGCGCAGGGCCGGGAAGTGCCCGTCGCTCCCCGAGAAACGGCGTACGGGGCTCTTCTGGCGCATTTGCAGGACGAGACGCCGCGCGAGTTCGCGCCGATGAACATCAACTGGGGCATTTTGCCCGATCCCGACCCGGTTCCGCGGGATAAGAGTGTGAAGCGGGCAATGAAGATCGAAGCCGCGCAAGCGGGCCTGCAGTTTTGGCTGGAAGCGTTAGCGCTGTAGCGGAAACTCCGCCACAACCTCGTAAGCGCCATCCGGCTTCGTGTTGAACAGCGTCACCGACTCAACCGTCCACTCGATGTCTTCGGGTTTCGCCCCAGAGTGCATGAAGTCGCGCAAGCGATGACCTAGCTTCGTCGAAGCCGGTTTCATACGACCCAACGTAATGTGTGGCACAAACCCCTCACGATCGCCCGGCAGAACCGCCGATAGAGCCTCGTACAGCGCGTTCAGATCGCCTTTGACGCTCTCCACGCCCAGCCACAACACGCCAGGACGCTTGTGGTCAGGAAAAGAGTCGATGGAGCCAACCCGCAGCCGAACCTCCTTTGCGCCTGTCAGCGCCTGGGCTGCCAACTCCCGAACCGCCTCGACATCTTCGTCACCCAGAAATACCAGAGTCACGTGCCACTTCTCGGCCGAAACCCATTTTAGCCCTTGCCGATCCAGCTTCGTCTGAACCTTGGGAACATACTCGGACAGAGCATTGCGGGCAATCGGAGACAGGTCGAG
It includes:
- a CDS encoding methylenetetrahydrofolate--tRNA-(uracil(54)-C(5))-methyltransferase (FADH(2)-oxidizing) TrmFO, with protein sequence MRHNLYLVIRIVGAGFAGVEVAWACVSRSVEVALYEMRPVKSSPAHTTDYFAELVCSNSLKSKLPTSPAGQLKAEMAALGSIILQLAEENAVPGGEALCVDRNAFGRAVTQTISEHPLISVSREEVTPAMVEEWLAQGDQVVLASGPLTSPALSDWLAKKTGRSHLYFYDAVSPTVEASSLDMSVVFAESRYGKGEGNDYLNCPFNKENYEAFVAALVTAERAPFHAFEAGGVRGEVEIDEDYKLPGEHQLLEQIKYFAGCTPIEAIAEKGARSLAFGNFKPMGLTNPATGRRPWAALQLRPENKEKTLYSLVACQTRLKFGEQKRVFRMVPGLENAEFVRYGVIHRNTYIEAPKALLPNLEMRDVPNLFIAGQLTGVEGYVESAAMGILAGLCAVAKAQGREVPVAPRETAYGALLAHLQDETPREFAPMNINWGILPDPDPVPRDKSVKRAMKIEAAQAGLQFWLEALAL
- the thpR gene encoding RNA 2',3'-cyclic phosphodiesterase; translated protein: MDARYSHESMKLFFALDLSPIARNALSEYVPKVQTKLDRQGLKWVSAEKWHVTLVFLGDEDVEAVRELAAQALTGAKEVRLRVGSIDSFPDHKRPGVLWLGVESVKGDLNALYEALSAVLPGDREGFVPHITLGRMKPASTKLGHRLRDFMHSGAKPEDIEWTVESVTLFNTKPDGAYEVVAEFPLQR